A window of Rhodococcus sp. SGAir0479 contains these coding sequences:
- a CDS encoding SRPBCC family protein, with protein sequence MAVSGAKEFEVEAAPADVMAAIAAVDRLPEWSSAHKKVVVESTHPDGRANRVRMTVSVMGINDEQVVDYTWDGDNRMSWTLVESAQQNSQDGSYTLTPKGDGTLVTFELSVDPKIPLPGFLLKKARNMALDTASKGLTKFVDGK encoded by the coding sequence ATGGCGGTTTCGGGGGCGAAGGAATTCGAGGTCGAGGCCGCACCGGCCGACGTCATGGCGGCGATCGCCGCCGTGGACCGCCTGCCGGAATGGTCGTCCGCTCACAAGAAGGTCGTCGTCGAGAGCACGCATCCCGACGGCCGCGCCAACCGCGTCCGAATGACGGTGTCCGTCATGGGGATCAACGACGAGCAGGTCGTCGACTACACGTGGGACGGCGACAACCGGATGTCCTGGACGCTGGTGGAGAGCGCGCAGCAGAACAGCCAGGACGGGTCGTACACCCTCACTCCCAAGGGTGACGGCACCCTCGTCACGTTCGAACTGTCCGTGGACCCGAAGATCCCGCTGCCCGGCTTCCTGCTCAAGAAGGCCCGGAACATGGCGCTCGACACCGCCAGCAAGGGCCTGACCAAGTTCGTCGACGGCAAGTAG
- a CDS encoding M16 family metallopeptidase — MAHSLREKPQRGSALDTRPRTGVQRTTLPGGLRVVTEHVPGVRSASVGVWVGVGSRDEQPSVAGAAHFLEHLLFKSTPTRSALDIAQMMDGVGGELNAFTSKEHTCFYAHVLDDDLPLAVDLVSDVVLRGRCRSVDVDVERQVVLEEIAMRDDDPEDLLGDAFLTALFGDHPVGRPVIGSIESIESMTRTQLHSFHTRRYTPDRMVVAVAGNVEHDHTVELVRRAFAGHLHRDLEPAPRREGAIRMRTAPTLSLTKRDGEQVHLALGVRAFGRHEGHRWPLSVLNAAVGGGLSSRLFQEIREERGLAYSVYSGVDTFADTGAFSVYAGCQPENLGEVATLIREVLANVATDGITDAECARAKGSLRGSLVLGLEDSGSRMNRIGRSELNYGNHQSISETLARIDEVTTDEVREVARVLLQRPFAAAVVGPYRRKRDLPASVRGIVA; from the coding sequence ATGGCTCATTCCCTTCGCGAGAAGCCCCAACGAGGCTCCGCTCTCGATACCCGCCCTCGCACCGGCGTGCAGCGTACGACGCTTCCCGGCGGCCTCCGGGTGGTCACCGAACACGTTCCCGGCGTCCGGTCCGCCTCGGTGGGCGTCTGGGTCGGCGTGGGCTCCCGCGACGAGCAGCCGTCCGTGGCCGGCGCCGCGCACTTCCTCGAGCACCTGCTGTTCAAGTCCACCCCCACCCGGTCGGCACTGGACATCGCGCAGATGATGGACGGGGTCGGCGGCGAACTCAACGCGTTCACCTCGAAGGAGCACACGTGCTTCTACGCGCACGTGCTCGACGACGACCTGCCCCTCGCGGTCGACCTCGTCAGCGACGTCGTGCTCCGCGGGCGCTGCCGGTCGGTCGACGTCGATGTCGAACGCCAGGTGGTGCTCGAAGAGATCGCGATGCGCGACGACGATCCCGAGGACCTGCTCGGTGACGCGTTCCTGACCGCGCTGTTCGGCGACCATCCGGTGGGCCGTCCGGTGATCGGAAGCATCGAGTCCATCGAGTCGATGACCCGCACCCAGCTGCACTCCTTCCACACGCGGCGCTACACCCCCGATCGCATGGTGGTCGCGGTCGCCGGAAACGTCGAGCACGACCACACCGTGGAGCTGGTGCGCCGGGCGTTCGCGGGACACCTGCACCGCGACCTCGAGCCCGCGCCGCGGCGCGAAGGCGCGATCCGAATGCGGACGGCGCCGACGCTGAGCCTGACCAAGCGCGACGGCGAGCAGGTCCACCTGGCGCTCGGCGTGCGCGCGTTCGGGCGGCACGAGGGACACCGGTGGCCGTTGTCGGTCCTCAACGCCGCCGTGGGCGGCGGTCTGAGCTCGCGCCTGTTCCAGGAGATCCGGGAGGAGCGCGGGTTGGCGTACTCGGTCTACTCCGGTGTCGACACCTTCGCCGACACGGGTGCGTTCTCGGTGTACGCGGGATGCCAGCCGGAAAATCTCGGCGAGGTCGCGACGCTCATCCGGGAGGTGCTCGCCAACGTGGCCACCGACGGCATCACCGACGCCGAGTGTGCCCGGGCCAAGGGATCGCTGCGCGGCTCTCTCGTGCTGGGCCTCGAGGATTCCGGCTCGCGGATGAACCGGATCGGGCGCAGCGAGCTCAATTACGGCAACCACCAGTCCATTTCGGAGACCCTGGCCCGCATCGACGAGGTCACCACCGACGAGGTCCGCGAGGTGGCGCGCGTGCTGCTGCAGCGGCCGTTCGCGGCGGCCGTGGTGGGGCCGTACCGGCGCAAGCGGGATCTGCCCGCGTCGGTGCGGGGGATCGTGGCCTAG
- the dapA gene encoding 4-hydroxy-tetrahydrodipicolinate synthase has protein sequence MTYGDSAASVERPFGTVLTAMVTPFTKDGKLDVDAGVRLAAHLVDNGCDGLVLAGTTGESPTTTENEKLELLRAVVAAVGDRARIVAGAGSNDTAHSVELARDAARAGAHGLLVVTPYYSRPPQAGLYAHFTAVADATDLPVMLYDIPPRSVVPIETETIRRLAEHPRIVAVKDAKGDLNAGAELIGTTDLDFFSGDDPLNLPWLSVGAIGFVSVIGHLVPQRLRALHTAFMEGDLVKAREINLSLVPVNRSVARLGGVSASKAGLRLLGLDVGEPRLPQVAPTTEQLDILAAELHAAGVLA, from the coding sequence ATGACCTACGGTGATTCAGCTGCTTCCGTCGAGCGTCCGTTCGGCACCGTCCTCACTGCGATGGTGACCCCGTTCACCAAGGACGGCAAGCTGGACGTGGATGCCGGCGTGCGGCTGGCCGCCCACCTCGTCGACAACGGCTGCGACGGACTCGTGCTGGCCGGGACCACCGGCGAATCGCCCACCACCACCGAGAACGAGAAGCTCGAACTGCTGCGCGCCGTCGTCGCGGCGGTCGGTGACCGGGCCCGGATCGTCGCCGGCGCGGGCAGCAACGACACCGCGCACAGCGTCGAACTCGCGCGCGACGCCGCGCGCGCCGGGGCGCACGGCTTGCTGGTCGTCACGCCCTACTACTCGCGCCCCCCGCAGGCCGGTCTGTACGCGCACTTCACCGCCGTCGCCGACGCCACGGATCTGCCGGTGATGCTCTACGACATTCCACCGCGCTCCGTGGTACCCATCGAGACCGAGACCATTCGCCGTCTCGCCGAGCACCCCCGCATCGTGGCGGTCAAGGACGCCAAGGGCGACCTCAACGCGGGTGCCGAACTCATCGGCACCACCGACCTCGACTTCTTCTCGGGCGACGACCCGTTGAATCTGCCGTGGCTGTCGGTGGGCGCGATCGGCTTCGTCAGCGTCATCGGCCACCTGGTGCCGCAGCGCCTGCGCGCCCTGCACACCGCGTTCATGGAGGGGGACCTCGTGAAGGCCCGGGAGATCAACCTGAGTCTGGTGCCGGTCAACCGTTCGGTGGCCCGCCTCGGGGGTGTCAGCGCGTCCAAGGCCGGACTGCGGCTGCTGGGTCTGGACGTGGGGGAACCGCGACTACCGCAGGTGGCCCCCACCACGGAGCAGCTCGACATCCTGGCTGCCGAACTGCACGCCGCGGGGGTGCTGGCATGA
- the thyX gene encoding FAD-dependent thymidylate synthase translates to MRNAVPLKVQLVAKTEFVPPTDVPWETDAVGGEALAEFAGRACYQSWSKPNPRTATNAGYLRHLLEVGHLSVLEHGTVSFYITGISRSCTHELIRHRHFSYSQLSQRFVRENDSNVVIPPAIAGDERLEALFAKATEASRSAYTELLAALEDKLADVPGGPIRNKQARQAARSVLPNATETRVVVTGNYRAWRHFVEMRATEHADVEIRRVAVECLRQLRRAAPNVFGDFEIVTLPDGTEVATSEFDTVG, encoded by the coding sequence GTGCGCAATGCGGTGCCGCTCAAAGTGCAACTGGTCGCGAAGACGGAGTTCGTGCCGCCCACGGACGTGCCGTGGGAGACCGACGCCGTCGGCGGCGAGGCGCTCGCCGAGTTCGCGGGCCGGGCGTGCTACCAGAGCTGGTCCAAGCCCAACCCGCGCACCGCGACCAACGCCGGGTACCTGCGCCACCTGCTCGAGGTGGGGCACCTGTCGGTGCTCGAGCACGGCACCGTCAGCTTCTACATCACCGGCATCTCCCGCTCCTGTACGCACGAGCTGATCCGGCACCGGCACTTCTCGTACTCGCAGCTGTCCCAGCGTTTCGTGCGTGAGAACGACTCCAACGTCGTGATCCCCCCGGCGATCGCCGGCGACGAGCGCCTCGAGGCGCTGTTCGCGAAGGCGACCGAGGCCAGCCGCAGCGCCTACACCGAACTGCTGGCGGCGCTCGAGGACAAGCTGGCCGACGTGCCCGGAGGCCCGATCCGGAACAAGCAGGCGCGTCAGGCGGCGCGGTCGGTGCTGCCCAACGCCACCGAGACCCGGGTCGTCGTGACCGGCAACTACCGCGCGTGGCGGCACTTCGTCGAGATGCGGGCCACCGAACACGCGGACGTCGAGATCCGCCGGGTCGCCGTCGAGTGCCTGCGGCAGCTCCGGCGCGCCGCGCCGAATGTCTTCGGCGACTTCGAAATCGTCACCCTCCCGGACGGCACCGAGGTCGCGACGAGCGAGTTCGACACGGTCGGCTGA
- the dapB gene encoding 4-hydroxy-tetrahydrodipicolinate reductase — protein sequence MTSAAPIRVGVLGAKGKVGRAMCDAVEQADDLELVAGVDHGERIEHFVDQRTQVVIDFTHPDVVMDNLHFLVSNGIHAVVGTTGFDDARLAQVQSWLDANPGVGVLIAPNFAIGAVLSMRFAAAAARFFDSVEVIELHHPNKADAPSGTAYRTAAMIAEAREKAGRGPSPDATTTELEGARGADVNGVRVHSVRLAGLVAHQEVLLGTQGETLTIRHDSIDRNSFAPGVLLGVREIAQRPGLTVGIDPLLDL from the coding sequence GTGACTTCAGCAGCACCCATCAGGGTCGGTGTTCTCGGCGCGAAGGGCAAGGTCGGCCGCGCGATGTGCGACGCGGTCGAGCAGGCCGACGACCTCGAACTGGTGGCGGGCGTCGACCACGGGGAGCGGATCGAGCACTTCGTGGACCAGCGGACGCAGGTCGTCATCGACTTCACGCACCCCGACGTCGTGATGGACAACCTGCACTTCCTGGTCTCGAACGGGATCCACGCCGTCGTGGGCACCACCGGTTTCGACGACGCGCGCCTGGCGCAGGTGCAGTCGTGGCTCGACGCGAACCCGGGTGTGGGAGTGCTGATCGCCCCGAACTTCGCGATCGGCGCGGTGCTGTCGATGCGGTTCGCCGCCGCGGCGGCCCGCTTCTTCGATTCGGTCGAGGTCATCGAGCTGCATCACCCGAACAAGGCGGACGCGCCGTCGGGCACGGCGTACCGGACCGCGGCGATGATCGCCGAGGCCCGTGAGAAGGCCGGCCGCGGCCCGAGTCCGGATGCCACCACCACCGAGCTCGAGGGCGCGCGCGGCGCCGACGTCAACGGTGTCCGGGTGCACTCGGTCCGGCTCGCCGGACTGGTCGCGCACCAGGAGGTGCTGCTCGGCACGCAGGGGGAGACGCTGACCATTCGGCACGACTCGATCGACCGCAACTCCTTCGCGCCGGGCGTGCTGCTCGGCGTGCGCGAGATCGCGCAGCGCCCGGGGCTGACCGTCGGAATCGACCCCCTGCTGGACCTGTGA
- a CDS encoding DUF3105 domain-containing protein produces MAVRARATVVAAVIALAAAGCADTVDGEAVADPFVPTAAEPDPSLRIEGVTVVEYPAASHVRANQRVAYDRTPPFGGPHDAAWATCTGTVYDRAIRSENAVHSLEHGAVWITYDPDLVTGADLRTLVERVEGRPYLMLSPYPDLSVPVSLQSWGHQLAVDDVDDERIDHFVDALRLNRNTFPEPGATCATLPGVFDPADPPPFQPGAPDPGSPDTVPVN; encoded by the coding sequence GTGGCCGTCCGCGCCCGCGCGACCGTGGTCGCGGCCGTGATCGCCCTGGCCGCCGCGGGGTGCGCCGACACCGTCGACGGTGAGGCGGTGGCCGATCCGTTCGTCCCGACCGCGGCCGAACCCGACCCCTCGCTGCGCATCGAGGGCGTCACCGTCGTCGAGTACCCGGCCGCGTCGCACGTGCGCGCGAACCAGCGCGTGGCGTACGACCGGACTCCCCCGTTCGGCGGGCCGCACGACGCCGCGTGGGCCACGTGCACGGGGACGGTGTACGACAGGGCGATCCGCAGCGAGAACGCGGTGCACTCCCTCGAACACGGGGCGGTCTGGATCACGTACGACCCCGACCTCGTCACCGGCGCGGACCTGCGGACGCTGGTCGAGCGCGTCGAGGGGCGGCCCTACCTGATGCTGTCGCCGTATCCCGATCTGTCCGTCCCGGTTTCACTGCAGTCGTGGGGGCACCAGCTGGCCGTCGATGACGTCGACGACGAGCGAATCGATCACTTCGTCGACGCACTTCGGCTCAACCGCAACACCTTTCCCGAGCCCGGCGCGACGTGTGCGACGTTGCCCGGGGTGTTCGATCCCGCCGATCCCCCGCCGTTCCAGCCCGGCGCGCCGGATCCGGGCTCGCCGGACACGGTCCCGGTGAACTGA
- a CDS encoding flavodoxin family protein has translation MAPGSSEQGGKTLLVVHHTSSPATRELLESVLAGARDPEISGVTVRSVPALHATAVDVLDADGYVFGTSANFGYMSGALKHFFDTVYYPCLDAVAGRPYGLWVHGNNDTAGAVTSVRKIVTGMELAQAAEIVEITGPLDASVRERCYELGATVAVTVSGGL, from the coding sequence GTGGCGCCCGGGTCGTCGGAGCAGGGCGGGAAGACCTTGCTGGTGGTCCACCACACGTCCTCGCCGGCGACGCGTGAGCTGCTCGAGTCGGTGCTGGCCGGGGCGCGTGATCCCGAGATCTCCGGCGTCACGGTGCGGTCGGTGCCGGCCCTGCACGCCACCGCCGTCGACGTGCTCGACGCCGACGGCTACGTGTTCGGGACCTCGGCGAACTTCGGGTACATGTCGGGCGCACTCAAACACTTCTTCGACACCGTCTACTACCCGTGCCTGGACGCCGTCGCCGGCCGCCCCTACGGGTTGTGGGTGCACGGGAACAACGACACCGCCGGCGCGGTCACGTCGGTCCGCAAGATCGTCACGGGCATGGAGTTGGCGCAGGCCGCGGAGATCGTCGAGATCACCGGGCCGCTCGACGCGTCGGTCCGCGAGCGGTGCTACGAACTGGGCGCCACCGTCGCGGTCACCGTCTCCGGGGGCCTCTGA
- the rpsO gene encoding 30S ribosomal protein S15, whose protein sequence is MALTTEQKKQILGEYGLHETDTGSPEAQVAMLTKRIVDLTEHLKKHKHDHHSRRGLLLLVGRRRRLLKYVQKVDIARYRSLIERLGLRR, encoded by the coding sequence GTGGCATTGACCACCGAGCAGAAGAAGCAGATCCTCGGCGAGTACGGACTGCACGAGACCGACACCGGTTCGCCGGAGGCGCAGGTGGCGATGCTCACCAAGCGCATCGTCGATCTCACCGAGCACCTCAAGAAGCACAAGCACGACCACCACTCCCGCCGCGGCCTGCTGCTGCTGGTCGGACGCCGTCGTCGTCTGCTGAAGTACGTGCAGAAGGTCGACATCGCGCGCTACCGTTCGCTGATCGAGCGTCTCGGCCTGCGCCGATAA
- a CDS encoding SAM-dependent methyltransferase: MSELAEWDIVTGVGITALGVAAGRAMETHRDGGLVSDPYAEAFVRAAATPVPMPTRLDATDEREMPWTSMADYMGVRSRFFDDYFAEVARAGVDQVVLLAAGLDVRAYRLDWPDGTTVYELDAPKVLSFKDDVLAQQGAAPRADRRVVSVDLREDWRGPLREKGFDPGRPSAWLAEGLLPFLPNAAKERLFRFVSELSAPGSRFEVEHIDDVRGMLQEESAQRARDLFGVDIETLWPDDGPFAAAAWLADHEWEVDVVRSSEVAERLGRTLDGPDHDPARSSVFVTAVRL; the protein is encoded by the coding sequence ATGAGCGAACTGGCGGAATGGGACATCGTGACGGGGGTCGGGATCACCGCGCTCGGGGTGGCGGCGGGCAGAGCGATGGAGACGCACCGCGACGGGGGGCTCGTGTCGGACCCGTACGCGGAGGCATTCGTGAGGGCGGCGGCGACCCCCGTGCCGATGCCCACGCGTCTCGACGCGACCGACGAGCGCGAGATGCCGTGGACGTCCATGGCCGACTACATGGGTGTGCGGTCACGCTTCTTCGACGACTACTTCGCGGAGGTGGCCCGCGCGGGCGTCGACCAGGTGGTGCTGCTCGCGGCGGGACTGGATGTCCGGGCGTATCGGCTGGACTGGCCGGACGGGACGACCGTCTACGAACTCGACGCGCCCAAGGTGTTGTCGTTCAAGGACGACGTGCTCGCGCAACAGGGTGCCGCCCCGCGCGCCGACCGTCGGGTGGTGTCCGTGGACCTGCGCGAGGACTGGCGGGGGCCGTTGCGGGAGAAGGGCTTCGATCCGGGACGGCCGTCGGCGTGGTTGGCGGAGGGGTTGCTCCCGTTCCTGCCCAACGCCGCGAAGGAGAGGCTGTTCCGTTTCGTCTCCGAATTGTCCGCGCCCGGTAGCCGTTTCGAGGTGGAACACATCGACGACGTCCGCGGCATGCTGCAGGAGGAGTCGGCGCAACGCGCCCGCGACCTCTTCGGCGTGGACATCGAGACGCTGTGGCCGGACGACGGCCCGTTCGCGGCCGCGGCGTGGCTCGCCGACCACGAATGGGAGGTCGACGTCGTGCGCTCGTCCGAGGTCGCCGAACGGCTGGGGCGCACCCTCGACGGCCCCGACCACGACCCGGCGCGGTCGAGTGTGTTCGTCACCGCCGTCCGACTCTGA
- a CDS encoding polyribonucleotide nucleotidyltransferase: MTDNSAVEVEEGVFESTAVIDNGSYGTRTIRFETGRLAQQAAGAVVAYLDDETMLLSATSASKQPKEHFDFFPLTVDVEERMYAAGRIPGSFFRREGRPSTDAILTCRLIDRPLRPSFVDGLRNEIQVVVTILSLDPKDLYDVVAINAASASTQIAGLPFSGPVGGVRVALITSEENKKGQWVAFPTVEQLEGAVFDMVVAGRVVESGDVAIMMVEAEATENVINLIDGGAQAPTEAIVAEGLEAAKPFIASLCAAQQALAEKAAKPTGEYPLFPAYQDDVYAAVEAAATEKLSAALSIAGKQERDDKTDEVKVEVLEQVAPQFEGREKEIGAAFRSLTKKLVRQRILRDQFRIDGRGITDIRSLSAEVAVIPRAHGSALFERGETQIMGVTTLDMVKMAQQIDSLGPETSKRYMHHYNFPPYSTGETGRVGSPKRREIGHGALAERALVPVLPSQEEFPYAIRQVSEALSSNGSTSMGSVCASTLSLLNAGVPLKAPVAGIAMGLVSDEVDGETRYVALTDILGAEDAFGDMDFKVAGTANFVTALQLDTKLDGIPSQVLAGALSQAHDARTTILEVMAEAIDAPDEMSPYAPRITTIKVPVDKIGEVIGPKGKMINSITEETGANISIEDDGTVYVGAADGPSAQAAIDKINAIANPQLPKVGERFLGTVVKTTAFGAFVSLLPGRDGLVHISKLGNGKRIAKVEDVVNVGSKLRVEIADIDNRGKISLIPVDDDNAAAAAESAETGSESAE; encoded by the coding sequence ATGACAGACAATTCCGCAGTAGAGGTCGAAGAGGGCGTGTTCGAGTCCACCGCCGTCATCGACAACGGGAGCTACGGCACCCGCACCATTCGTTTCGAGACCGGTCGCCTCGCGCAGCAGGCCGCCGGCGCCGTCGTCGCCTACCTGGACGACGAGACCATGCTGCTGTCGGCCACCTCGGCCAGCAAGCAGCCCAAGGAGCACTTCGACTTCTTCCCGCTGACGGTGGACGTCGAGGAGCGCATGTACGCCGCGGGCCGCATCCCCGGCTCGTTCTTCCGTCGTGAGGGTCGCCCCTCCACCGACGCGATCCTGACCTGCCGTCTAATCGACCGGCCGCTGCGCCCGTCGTTCGTCGACGGCCTCCGCAACGAGATCCAGGTCGTCGTCACGATCCTGAGCCTCGATCCCAAGGATCTGTACGACGTCGTCGCGATCAACGCGGCGTCCGCGTCCACGCAGATCGCCGGTCTGCCGTTCTCCGGCCCCGTCGGTGGCGTGCGTGTCGCGCTGATCACCTCGGAGGAGAACAAGAAGGGCCAGTGGGTCGCGTTCCCGACCGTCGAGCAGCTCGAGGGCGCCGTGTTCGACATGGTCGTCGCGGGCCGGGTCGTCGAGTCCGGTGACGTCGCCATCATGATGGTCGAGGCCGAGGCCACCGAGAACGTCATCAACCTGATCGACGGTGGCGCGCAGGCGCCCACCGAGGCGATCGTGGCCGAGGGCCTCGAGGCCGCCAAGCCGTTCATCGCGAGCCTGTGCGCCGCGCAGCAGGCGCTGGCCGAGAAGGCCGCCAAGCCCACCGGCGAGTACCCGCTGTTCCCGGCCTACCAGGACGACGTGTACGCCGCGGTCGAGGCTGCCGCCACCGAGAAGCTGTCGGCGGCGCTGTCCATCGCCGGCAAGCAGGAGCGCGACGACAAGACCGACGAGGTCAAGGTCGAGGTTCTCGAGCAGGTCGCCCCCCAGTTCGAGGGTCGCGAGAAGGAGATCGGCGCAGCGTTCCGCTCGCTGACCAAGAAGCTTGTGCGCCAGCGCATCCTGCGCGACCAGTTCCGCATCGACGGCCGTGGCATCACCGACATCCGGTCGCTGTCGGCCGAGGTCGCCGTGATCCCGCGGGCGCACGGCTCCGCGCTGTTCGAGCGTGGCGAGACCCAGATCATGGGCGTCACCACCCTCGACATGGTCAAGATGGCGCAGCAGATCGACTCGCTGGGCCCCGAGACCAGCAAGCGCTACATGCACCACTACAACTTCCCGCCGTACTCCACCGGTGAGACGGGCCGCGTCGGTTCGCCGAAGCGTCGCGAGATCGGCCACGGCGCCCTCGCCGAGCGTGCCCTGGTGCCGGTGCTCCCCAGCCAGGAGGAGTTCCCGTACGCGATCCGTCAGGTCTCGGAGGCGCTCAGCTCCAACGGTTCCACCTCGATGGGCTCGGTCTGTGCCTCGACCCTGTCGCTGCTGAACGCCGGTGTGCCGCTCAAGGCTCCGGTCGCCGGCATCGCGATGGGCCTCGTCTCCGACGAGGTCGACGGTGAGACCCGCTACGTGGCGCTCACCGACATCCTCGGTGCCGAGGACGCCTTCGGTGACATGGACTTCAAGGTCGCCGGTACCGCGAACTTCGTGACGGCTCTGCAGCTGGACACCAAGCTCGACGGCATCCCGTCGCAGGTCCTGGCCGGCGCGCTGAGCCAGGCCCACGATGCCCGCACCACGATCCTCGAGGTCATGGCCGAGGCGATCGACGCCCCGGACGAGATGAGCCCGTACGCGCCGCGCATCACGACCATCAAGGTGCCCGTGGACAAGATCGGTGAGGTCATCGGCCCCAAGGGCAAGATGATCAACTCGATCACCGAGGAGACCGGCGCCAACATCTCCATCGAGGACGACGGCACGGTCTACGTCGGTGCCGCGGACGGACCGTCCGCGCAGGCTGCGATCGACAAGATCAACGCCATCGCCAACCCGCAGCTGCCCAAGGTGGGCGAGCGCTTCCTCGGCACGGTCGTCAAGACCACCGCCTTCGGTGCGTTCGTCTCGCTGCTCCCGGGCCGCGACGGTCTGGTGCACATCTCGAAGCTGGGCAACGGCAAGCGCATCGCGAAGGTCGAGGACGTCGTGAACGTCGGCTCCAAGCTTCGCGTCGAGATCGCCGACATCGACAACCGCGGCAAGATCTCGCTGATCCCGGTCGACGACGACAACGCTGCCGCGGCGGCCGAGTCCGCCGAGACGGGCTCGGAGTCCGCCGAGTAG